One Thauera sp. K11 DNA window includes the following coding sequences:
- a CDS encoding OsmC family protein, whose translation MECTIKWMDGMTFIAETGTGHLVTMDGAPEAGGRNLAPRPMELMLAGAGGCTAYDVVLILKRGRHDIRGCQVRLEAERAETDPKVFTRIRFIYTVTGRNLKRETVERAIHLSAEKYCSASIMLARTAEITHECEIVDVE comes from the coding sequence ATGGAATGCACGATCAAGTGGATGGACGGCATGACCTTCATCGCCGAGACGGGAACTGGGCACCTCGTGACGATGGACGGCGCGCCCGAAGCCGGTGGCCGCAACCTCGCGCCGCGGCCGATGGAGCTGATGCTCGCCGGCGCGGGGGGCTGCACCGCGTACGACGTCGTGCTGATCCTGAAGCGGGGACGGCACGACATCCGCGGATGCCAGGTCCGCCTGGAAGCGGAGCGGGCGGAGACCGACCCCAAGGTGTTCACCCGCATCCGTTTCATCTACACTGTGACGGGCAGGAACCTGAAGCGCGAGACGGTGGAGCGGGCGATCCACCTGTCGGCGGAAAAGTACTGCTCGGCGTCGATCATGCTCGCCAGGACGGCCGAGATCACGCACGAATGCGAGATCGTCGACGTCGAGTAG